A genomic region of Leptotrichia hofstadii contains the following coding sequences:
- a CDS encoding DUF3829 domain-containing protein, whose protein sequence is MKKINKFMFLAILLSLVLSNCQKKEEKSENAQNKKIENVSNQDALREISLDEMLDFEHIPKNWKEEFREIAENMPRYGNNVTKIILYFYEKDFFYDYKKIFLDDNNNFVKPDEKQINDFLKMASEKNFSDFDSVIQVLEKENKNDKLFGKLTGNWIESLKIWKSKADNLENYYQSGDYKKDNFAKGKTLNSEYLESIKQRKEKYRELNKIFIFKLKYLLKKTAVFYADQQYGNNTPIGDLFKESLLIDIFYYKLYDWNEIYNTEEVFEVPVEEKDREKYLQDLKKIQSEIKKLSDTMENKEYKFINSKTIINKEIYLLAKKENKSNLELINQIMSDMENKKYTDINPIGILLMKRNQEIEQVIRKQLARSR, encoded by the coding sequence GTGAAAAAAATAAATAAATTTATGTTTTTAGCCATTTTGCTGTCGTTAGTTTTATCAAATTGCCAAAAGAAAGAAGAAAAGTCGGAGAATGCTCAAAATAAAAAGATTGAAAATGTGAGTAATCAGGATGCTTTACGTGAAATCTCACTTGATGAAATGCTGGATTTTGAACATATACCTAAGAATTGGAAGGAAGAATTCAGAGAAATTGCTGAAAATATGCCTCGTTATGGTAACAATGTTACTAAAATAATTTTGTATTTTTATGAAAAAGATTTTTTTTATGATTACAAAAAGATATTTTTAGATGATAATAATAATTTTGTAAAACCTGATGAAAAGCAAATAAATGACTTTTTGAAAATGGCATCAGAAAAAAATTTTTCAGATTTTGACAGTGTAATTCAAGTGCTGGAAAAGGAAAATAAAAATGATAAATTGTTTGGTAAATTAACAGGAAATTGGATTGAATCATTAAAAATTTGGAAGTCGAAAGCAGATAACTTGGAAAATTATTATCAATCAGGAGATTATAAAAAGGACAATTTTGCAAAGGGAAAAACTTTAAATTCTGAATATTTAGAAAGTATTAAACAACGTAAGGAAAAATATAGGGAATTAAACAAAATATTTATTTTTAAATTAAAATATTTACTAAAAAAAACGGCTGTTTTTTATGCAGATCAGCAATATGGAAATAATACACCAATAGGTGATTTGTTTAAAGAAAGTTTATTGATTGATATATTTTATTATAAATTGTACGATTGGAATGAAATTTATAATACAGAAGAGGTATTTGAAGTTCCAGTTGAAGAAAAAGACAGGGAAAAATATTTACAGGATTTGAAAAAAATTCAATCAGAAATAAAAAAATTATCAGATACGATGGAAAACAAGGAGTATAAATTTATAAACTCCAAAACAATAATAAACAAAGAAATATATCTTTTGGCTAAAAAAGAAAATAAATCAAATTTAGAATTAATTAATCAAATAATGTCTGATATGGAAAATAAGAAATATACAGATATAAATCCAATTGGAATACTTCTTATGAAAAGAAATCAGGAAATAGAACAAGTTATAAGAAAACAACTTGCAAGAAGCAGATAG
- the purE gene encoding 5-(carboxyamino)imidazole ribonucleotide mutase has product MKVAIFFGSQSDTEKMRGAANCLKEFGIGYEAYVLSAHRVPEKLEEVLADVEKRGAEVIIAGAGLAAHLPGVIASKTILPVVGVPLNGAIGGLDALYSIVQMPKSIPVATVGIDNSYNAGMLAVQILSVKYPEIKEKLINFRKEMKAKFIADNEKKIEL; this is encoded by the coding sequence ATGAAAGTAGCAATATTTTTTGGAAGTCAGTCAGATACTGAAAAAATGAGAGGTGCGGCAAATTGCCTGAAGGAATTTGGGATTGGGTACGAAGCTTATGTCTTGTCGGCTCACAGGGTTCCTGAAAAATTGGAGGAAGTTCTTGCAGATGTGGAAAAGAGAGGGGCTGAAGTGATTATCGCTGGAGCAGGGCTTGCGGCACATTTACCAGGAGTTATTGCTTCAAAGACAATTCTTCCTGTTGTAGGCGTACCTTTAAATGGAGCGATTGGAGGGCTTGATGCACTTTATTCAATTGTTCAGATGCCAAAGTCTATTCCTGTGGCAACAGTTGGAATTGATAATTCGTATAATGCGGGGATGCTGGCTGTACAGATTTTATCGGTAAAATATCCTGAAATTAAGGAAAAACTGATTAATTTCAGAAAAGAAATGAAAGCTAAGTTTATTGCGGATAATGAGAAAAAAATTGAATTGTAA